A region from the Musa acuminata AAA Group cultivar baxijiao chromosome BXJ1-10, Cavendish_Baxijiao_AAA, whole genome shotgun sequence genome encodes:
- the LOC135595807 gene encoding uncharacterized protein LOC135595807, producing MTFHAKKHRDALPSMSITMLGVLILGYVIPLVLNFEALFANRSQSGFLSLRSGGWLDVHEVIVRILSGLALFLSFHLLQMAWSARSLDENKGNRVKEWTTLKLCLPLYFAGALLTWLISSRHHLQRSEFSRQRHGSRWEDLVPFAGLVLDGFLLPQIVLNVCRNSKDKILTPFFYVGITITRALPHLYDAYRSRSYNRRIDSSYIYASPDGDFYSLVWDVIVPCEGLLFAAAIYLQQRVGGDCLLPQRFRKRVEYEAVSVVAL from the exons ATG ACCTTCCATGCCAAGAAGCACCGTGACGCCCTGCCTTCCATGTCGATCACCATGCTCGGTGTTCTTATCCTTGGCTACGTGATTCCTCTGGTGCTGAACTTTGAAGCCTTGTTCGCGAACCGCAGTCAGTCTGGCTTTCTAAGTCTGCGGAGCGGTGGGTGGCTCGACGTTCATGAGGTCATCGTGAGGATCTTATCCGGCTTAGCTCTGTTCCTCTCCTTCCACCTGCTTCAAATGGCGTGGTCCGCGAGGTCATTGGACGAGAACAAGGGGAACCGCGTCAAGGAGTGGACGACGCTCAAGCTGTGCTTGCCGCTCTACTTCGCCGGGGCGCTGCTCACTTGGCTCATCAGCTCAAGGCACCACCTGCAAAGGTCGGAATTCAGCAGGCAGCGACACGGTTCTCGCTGGGAGGATTTGGTCCCTTTTGCTGGCTTAGTGCTCGATGGATTTCTGCTCCCTCAGATCGTTCTTAACGTCTGTCGGAACTCCAAAGATAAGATCCTGACGCCTTTCTTCTACGTCGGAATCACGATCACCCGAGCTTTGCCTCATCTGTACGACGCTTATCGCTCTCGCAGTTATAACCGTCGCATCGATTCATCGTACATCTACGCAAGTCCAGACGGAGATTTTTACTCGCTGGTGTGGGATGTCATCGTTCCTTGTGAAGGTTTGCTTTTTGCAGCGGCGATATACCTTCAGCAGCGAGTTGGTGGTGATTGTCTTCTTCCCCAAAGATTCAGAAAGCGTGTGGAGTACGAGGCAGTTTCAGTGGTTGCTCTTTAG